The sequence below is a genomic window from Legionellales bacterium.
TGTGATAGGGCATGGCATTGATCGATTACTCGTCCCTCTGCTGAGTCGTTTTGGTAGTTTTATTATTTTATTCGCTCTACTGATGACGAGTATCACATTAATTAGTGGATTATCTTGGATAAAAGTATTCGATGTTACCGGGCGTTATACGTTAAAATTCAGTCACTCACTCACTTTATTTCTCTATAATTTCTATTGGGATGTGCGGGATTGGTGGATATTGCGCAAAGAAGAACGCGAAAATCGCGAGCCAATTGTGGTGAAACCAAAAGAAAAAAAATCAAACGCTCCCTTCAAAAAAATTGAACCGACAGTTAATCATGAAACGCTGAGTGTAGAATCTCCAATCAAACCACACATTGAAACCAGGGTAACCCCCATTAAACCCAGTAAACGCGCTCTTCAAGAAAAACAAGGCGTATTATTCGATGGCGGTGAAAGTGGACAACTCCCCGCCTTGAGTTTATTAGATCAACCTCCCACGAACAAAACACGAGGCTATAGTGCCAGCATTTTAGAAAAAATGTCGCGAGAAGTCGAAGAACATTTAAAAGATTTTGGTGTGGAGGTGCAGGTCGTTGCTGTTCATCCTGGGCCTGTAATCACTCGTTTTGAATTGCAATTAGCACCAGGTCTAAAAGTCAGCAAAATTAGCGCATTAGCAAAAGATTTAGCGCGATCGCTTTCGGTGGTGAGTGTGCGCATTGTGGAAGTGATCCCAGGCAAGCCGGTAGTAGGCTTGGAAGTGCCTAATGTCGATCGTGAAACGGTGTATTTAAGCGAAGTATTATCTTCACAACAGTACGAACAAGCTCGTTCACCGTTATCCATTGCCTTAGGAAAAGACATTGCAGGATTACCGGTGATTGTGGATTTAGCCAAAATGCCTCACTTGTTAGTCGCCGGTACCACGGGTTCTGGAAAATCGGTGTGTATTAATGCCATGTTAATGAGTTTGCTCTATAAAGCGACTCCCGAAGAAGCGCGGATGATCATGATCGATCCGAAAATGTTGGAACTCTCCATTTACGATGATATTCCTCATTTGCTGACTCCAGTCGTTACCGATATGAAAGAAGCCGCGAATGCCTTGCGTTGGTGTGTTGCAGAAATGGATCGCCGTTATCGCTTAATGGCAGCGCTTGGGGTGCGTAATTTAGCGGGATATAACAGCAAAGTTCGTGAAGCTATTAAAAAAGAAAAGCCGATAGTCGATCCTTTGTGGAAAAATTCCGGTATGGAAGAGAGCGCGCCCACCCTGGAGGCACTCCCTTATATCGTGGTGGTTGTGGATGAATTTGCTGATATGATGATGGTTGTCGGCAAAAAAGTCGAACAACTGATTGCGCGCATTGCGCAAAAAGCACGGGCAGCAGGAATTCATATGATTTTAGCGACACAACGCCCCTCAGTAGATGTGATCACAGGGCTAATCAAAGCCAATGTGCCCACGCGAATTGCTTTTCAAGTCTCTTCGCGGATTGATTCACGCACTATTATCGATCAACAAGGGGCTGAACAATTATTAGGACACGGTGATATGTTATATTTACCTCCGGGTGCAGGTATTCCCGTGCGGATCCATGGTGCATTTGTGAGTGATAACGAAGTTCACAAAGTGGTTGAAGAATTACGTAAACAAGGCACGCCTAATTATTTAGACGATGTTTTATCCATGAGCTACGAAGCCGATCTCAATCAACCGCTCGATAATAGCGAAGACGATCAAGAGTCCGATCCTCTTTACGATCAAGCCGTGCAAATTGTGATTGAAACGAGGCGTGCCTCTATTTCCAGTATCCAACGACGGCTTAAAATCGGTTATAATCGCGCAGCTCGCATGGTCGAAGCAATGGAACAGGCCGGGTTAGTGAGTTCCATGGAAACTAATGGCACGCGTGAAGTGTTAATTCCTGAAAATCATTAAGTGAGAAAAGAGCATGATGAAAAAATTAATTGGCATCGTAATAGTGTGTCTGTGTCAAACAGTGTTTGCTGATTCTCCTGCACAAACCGTAATAAATTATTTATCCAAGGTAAATAGTCTTACGGCCAGTTTTACTCAACAATCTCTTGGTAATAATTCTAACTTACGTCAAAATACCGCGGGGACGATGGCAATTTTACGCCCCAATCGTTTTCGTTGGGATATTTTAAAACCGAATAAACAATTCATTATTGCCGATGGTAAATCCTTATGGATTTATGATGTCGACTTACAACAAGTTACCGTGGCTAATTTACAACACAGTATTGGCCAATCTCCAGCATTGCTACTCAGCGGCAAATTAACGGGATTATTAAATAGTTATGCGGTGAGTCGCCTCCCAAATTCTAATAATAGCGAAGGATTTTCCTTGCGTGCTAAAACTCAAAATGCCACTTATCAAGCGGTAGATTTATTTTTTGTAAATGGCATTATTTCACAAATGCGTATTACCGATAATTTAGGACAACGCTCATTAGTCACATTCTCACGTGTGCAGGTGAATCCGCGTCTTAATGCCAGTATTTTTAATTTTCAACCACCGCGTGGTGTGGATGTGATCAAACGCTGAAAAAATTAATCAGAGGATACTATGTTAGATAATCATTATTTGCGTCAAAATTTGCAGGAAGTCGCGGAAAAATTATTGATCCGTGGATTTAAACTGGACACTCATTTATTAGAACAACTGGAAACGCAGCGTAAACAACTTCAAACTAAACTGCAAGAATTGCAAAGTGAGCGCAATGCGCGCTCTAAAGCGATTGGTCAAGCGAAAGCGAAAGGCGAAAACATTGAACCGCTATTTGCAGAAGTCGATCAATTAAATCAACAATTAAAATCCATTGAAACGCAATTTGCTGAACTTCAACAACAGTTAAACACAATTTTGTCTACTATTCCCAATATTCCTCATGCGAGTGTGCCAGCAGGCAAAGCAGAAGAAGATAATGTCGAAATTAAAAAATGGGGCGAGCCTAAAGTATTTTCGTTTCAACCAAAAGATCATGTTGATTTAGGAGAAAAGTTAGGTTTAATGGATTTTGAGCTCGCCACTAAAATTACCGGTTCACGTTTTGTGGTGATGTTTGGTGATTTAGTAAAATTACATCGTGCTTTAATTCAATTTATGTTAGACATTCATACCACGCAACACGGCTATCAAGAAGTTTATGTGCCTTATTTAGTCAATCAAGACAGTTTATTCGGTACCGGACAACTCCCGAAATTTGCTGAAGATCAATTTAATATCGCAGGAGAATTTCCTTATAGTTTAATTCCAACTGCTGAAGTACCCGTTACCAATATTGCACGCAATGAAATTTTAGAGGTAGAAACTTTACCTCGTAAATATGTGTGTCACACGCCTTGTTTCCGCAGTGAAGCAGGATCTTACGGTAAAGATACTCGCGGAATGATCCGCCAACATCAATTTGAAAAAGTCGAATTAGTGCAAATGGTAGCGCCTCATCAATCAGACGCTGCGTTGGAAGAATTAGTAAGGCATGCGGAATCAATTTTGGAAAAATTAGAATTACCCTATCGACGTATGGTTTTATGTGGTGGAGATATGGGATTTTCAGCTGCAAAAACCTATGATTTAGAAGTGTGGTTACCGGGTCAACAAAAATATCGTGAAATTTCATCGTGCAGTAATTTTGAAAGTTTCCAAGCACGACGTTTGCAAGCGCGTTGGCGCAATCCAGTGACTCAAAAACCGGAACTGCTCCATACCTTAAACGGTTCTGGTTTGGCTGTCGGGCGCACATTAGTGGCTATTCTTGAAAATTATCAAGATGAACAGGGCAATATTCATATACCGCAAGTATTGCGATCCTATATGAATGGTTTAAGCGTTATTAAAATCCAGGGAGGTGGATAAT
It includes:
- a CDS encoding DNA translocase FtsK 4TM domain-containing protein, encoding MHAMARAPKQSTPSPWPQRWREGILILSGAVSLFLLLALFSYHHHDPAFGHLQTVKHPIQNIGGRIGAWFADGFLYLFGYLAFIFPLMLVYSTWLYYQEGRSQKTKESDYLLLTLRGLGFVLFMLAGCGLASLHAYQSSQFLYHSGGVIGHGIDRLLVPLLSRFGSFIILFALLMTSITLISGLSWIKVFDVTGRYTLKFSHSLTLFLYNFYWDVRDWWILRKEERENREPIVVKPKEKKSNAPFKKIEPTVNHETLSVESPIKPHIETRVTPIKPSKRALQEKQGVLFDGGESGQLPALSLLDQPPTNKTRGYSASILEKMSREVEEHLKDFGVEVQVVAVHPGPVITRFELQLAPGLKVSKISALAKDLARSLSVVSVRIVEVIPGKPVVGLEVPNVDRETVYLSEVLSSQQYEQARSPLSIALGKDIAGLPVIVDLAKMPHLLVAGTTGSGKSVCINAMLMSLLYKATPEEARMIMIDPKMLELSIYDDIPHLLTPVVTDMKEAANALRWCVAEMDRRYRLMAALGVRNLAGYNSKVREAIKKEKPIVDPLWKNSGMEESAPTLEALPYIVVVVDEFADMMMVVGKKVEQLIARIAQKARAAGIHMILATQRPSVDVITGLIKANVPTRIAFQVSSRIDSRTIIDQQGAEQLLGHGDMLYLPPGAGIPVRIHGAFVSDNEVHKVVEELRKQGTPNYLDDVLSMSYEADLNQPLDNSEDDQESDPLYDQAVQIVIETRRASISSIQRRLKIGYNRAARMVEAMEQAGLVSSMETNGTREVLIPENH
- the lolA gene encoding outer membrane lipoprotein chaperone LolA, coding for MMKKLIGIVIVCLCQTVFADSPAQTVINYLSKVNSLTASFTQQSLGNNSNLRQNTAGTMAILRPNRFRWDILKPNKQFIIADGKSLWIYDVDLQQVTVANLQHSIGQSPALLLSGKLTGLLNSYAVSRLPNSNNSEGFSLRAKTQNATYQAVDLFFVNGIISQMRITDNLGQRSLVTFSRVQVNPRLNASIFNFQPPRGVDVIKR
- the serS gene encoding serine--tRNA ligase, with the translated sequence MLDNHYLRQNLQEVAEKLLIRGFKLDTHLLEQLETQRKQLQTKLQELQSERNARSKAIGQAKAKGENIEPLFAEVDQLNQQLKSIETQFAELQQQLNTILSTIPNIPHASVPAGKAEEDNVEIKKWGEPKVFSFQPKDHVDLGEKLGLMDFELATKITGSRFVVMFGDLVKLHRALIQFMLDIHTTQHGYQEVYVPYLVNQDSLFGTGQLPKFAEDQFNIAGEFPYSLIPTAEVPVTNIARNEILEVETLPRKYVCHTPCFRSEAGSYGKDTRGMIRQHQFEKVELVQMVAPHQSDAALEELVRHAESILEKLELPYRRMVLCGGDMGFSAAKTYDLEVWLPGQQKYREISSCSNFESFQARRLQARWRNPVTQKPELLHTLNGSGLAVGRTLVAILENYQDEQGNIHIPQVLRSYMNGLSVIKIQGGG